The Mycobacterium seoulense genome has a window encoding:
- a CDS encoding ferredoxin — protein sequence MKVWVDPERCQGHTLCAMIAPESFQLSDIDGSSSAVDEVVPADRQDQVREAAQSCPEQAIIITEDA from the coding sequence GTGAAGGTCTGGGTTGATCCAGAGCGCTGCCAGGGTCATACCCTGTGCGCGATGATCGCGCCGGAGTCGTTTCAGCTCAGCGACATTGACGGAAGTTCGTCCGCAGTCGACGAAGTGGTGCCCGCCGATCGGCAGGACCAGGTTCGTGAAGCCGCCCAATCCTGCCCGGAGCAGGCCATCATCATCACCGAAGACGCCTGA